CGGAGCTAAGGCGGATTCGTGGTCGTGCGGTGTCTTCCTCTTTGTACTTCTCGCAGGTTACGTTCCTTTTGAGGACTCAAACGTTGTGACCATGTACCGTAAGATCCAACGGAGAGATTACAAGTTCCCAAACGGGATCTCGAAACAGGCTCGATCCATCATCTACAAGTTGCTCGATCCGAATCCGGAAACGAGGATGAGTATCGAAGCTGTAACTGAAACCAAATGGTTCAAGAAATCCCTAGAAACCTCCGAGTTTAAATCCAGTGTCTTGGAATCGGATGATCGATTGGGTAAACTGAGAAGTGATACGATCACAGCGTTCGATTTGATCTCGTTATCTGCGGGATTGGATCTATCGGGGCTGTttgagaggaggaagaggaaggagacGAGGTTTACGGCGACGGTTACGGCGGAAGGAGTTGTGGAGAAGGCGAAGACGATAGGGGAAAAGTTGGGGTATagagtggagaagaagaaggaggcgATGGCTTTGGGGTTGGGAAAAGGAAGAACGACGGTGATGGTTGAGGCGGTGGAGCTGGTGGAAGGTTTGGTTGTGGCGGAGGTGAAGGTGGTGGAaggtgaagaggaggaggaggaatctTATTGGTCGGAGCTTATTGTAGAGTTTGAGGAGATTGTGCTTTCATGGCACAGTGACGTATCTGTTAAAGTTGAAAGTGACTTAGCTTAACTTTGAAGATTCAATTTTGTAAAAGAAATTTGGGTATGTAAAATATTACAGATTAGTTCATTTTAGAGTTATCAAACCCtcatattttaagatttttagttctctattcaaattttcaaattcgaaGATTTACtagtcaaaacttcaaaacactatttaatttttattttagtcttaACAATTATGTAACttacatataattttactaatattgattttatatcactttaatctttatagttatatttcacttaaatattcaaatatatatatatatatatacatattattagtacattaattatataattatgttaaaactaagtcaaaattattaatataaaataacattatttaAGATAAAACAATATGTATATGTAATTGAATCATTCCGTAACTTTTTCTTCTAGTctatacactttctcttaaaatttaaagattTGCTTGTTtggtaaaactaaaatatacatatctgagttataaatattgtGTTTTGAATTGTTAGTgtgtaattattatttatttacaaaagtttagTGCTTATAATtactattatataaaaatattcaaagatATACTTGAGATGCATTGTTGGAGTAATCAACTTCtaactttttattttgagaTTACTTACCTTGTTGTTAGAAATTTtcttagtttaaaaataaaataaaataaaccgaAGATTTGTAAAATTTGATCTTATTGTTAATGGTATATAAGAAGAGACTAATGGTTAATGAAAGTAGTATCAACTTTTTAATtgatatcaatactattaaaagagaagaagttttaaaaaatctacctatgaaaattgtttggaccttttcatttatctcattatttttttgtcttaccttaaatttattcaaacaatatgttacca
The Brassica napus cultivar Da-Ae chromosome A1, Da-Ae, whole genome shotgun sequence DNA segment above includes these coding regions:
- the LOC106441833 gene encoding CBL-interacting serine/threonine-protein kinase 4-like, which gives rise to MGFPSPPSPEKAPGTILLGKYELGRRLGSGSFAKVHVARSIVAGELVAVKIIDKKKTVDAGMEPRIIREIEAMRRLHNHPNVLKIHEVMATKTKIYLVMELAAGGELFTRIRRSGRLQESAARSYFQQLASALTFCHREGIAHRDVKPQNLLLDKQGNLKVSDFGLSALPEHRSSTGLLKTSCGTPAYTAPEVIAQKSYDGAKADSWSCGVFLFVLLAGYVPFEDSNVVTMYRKIQRRDYKFPNGISKQARSIIYKLLDPNPETRMSIEAVTETKWFKKSLETSEFKSSVLESDDRLGKLRSDTITAFDLISLSAGLDLSGLFERRKRKETRFTATVTAEGVVEKAKTIGEKLGYRVEKKKEAMALGLGKGRTTVMVEAVELVEGLVVAEVKVVEGEEEEEESYWSELIVEFEEIVLSWHSDVSVKVESDLA